A single genomic interval of Rosistilla ulvae harbors:
- a CDS encoding dihydrodipicolinate synthase family protein has product MTSSASETLLRGVLPVLQTPFTEQGEFDFETLDREIQWAFDTGADGIVVAMVSEILRLSERGRRELVEHVCKAAQGRGTSVVSVGAESTPVAVELAQHAESVGASAVMAIPPISTSLSSAATRDYFAAIAAGISIPLVVQDASGYVGSAIDIGVYRKLLEQFGADRILFKPEASPLGPNLSRLRDATAGKAQIFEGSGGINLVDCYRRGIVGTMPGTDLLDAIVALWNALQAGDDDRIYQLSLPISGIVALQLSAGLDGFLAIEKHLLVRRGIFKNTVQRQPVGWTLDAETAAEVDRLFDRLQDVL; this is encoded by the coding sequence ATGACATCCTCCGCTAGCGAAACGCTGCTGCGCGGCGTGCTTCCCGTCTTGCAAACTCCTTTCACCGAGCAGGGGGAATTCGATTTCGAAACGCTCGACCGCGAGATCCAATGGGCCTTCGACACGGGAGCCGATGGGATTGTTGTGGCGATGGTCAGCGAAATCCTGCGACTCAGCGAACGGGGACGCCGCGAACTGGTCGAACATGTCTGCAAGGCAGCCCAGGGACGCGGCACGTCGGTGGTCAGTGTTGGTGCCGAGAGCACACCGGTCGCTGTTGAACTGGCCCAGCATGCCGAATCGGTGGGGGCGTCGGCCGTGATGGCGATCCCGCCGATATCGACCAGCCTGAGCAGCGCCGCCACCCGCGACTACTTCGCCGCGATCGCTGCCGGCATCTCGATCCCGTTGGTGGTTCAAGACGCTTCGGGATACGTCGGTTCCGCGATCGACATCGGTGTCTACCGTAAGCTGTTGGAACAATTTGGTGCCGATCGGATTTTGTTTAAACCCGAAGCGAGCCCGCTGGGACCGAACCTCTCCCGGTTGCGTGATGCGACCGCGGGGAAGGCGCAGATTTTTGAAGGCTCCGGCGGGATCAACCTCGTCGATTGCTACCGACGCGGAATCGTCGGCACGATGCCTGGCACCGATCTGTTGGACGCAATCGTTGCCCTCTGGAACGCCCTGCAAGCGGGCGACGACGACCGGATCTATCAGCTGTCGCTGCCGATCAGCGGGATCGTCGCATTGCAGTTGTCGGCCGGACTCGATGGATTCTTGGCGATCGAAAAGCATCTGCTAGTTCGCCGTGGAATCTTCAAGAATACGGTGCAACGCCAACCGGTCGGCTGGACTCTCGATGCCGAGACGGCGGCGGAAGTCGACCGACTGTTCGATCGACTCCAGGACGTGTTATAG
- a CDS encoding alkaline ceramidase, with protein sequence MIDSPKTAPTFHHAAFHGRIGIALNDITPPIGIYSRNWGAAAHDVADSIHRSLTLTATTIASLSGDSPLVLIDADLGWWRTPELFPRFQQRLLEEFSLDSAQLIFALTHTHAGPPLLESTDPLPGMELTKPWIDSILETAVATVRQAFADASEATLEWQTGHCGLATTRDLPDPESDGDHFLCGFDPEGQPDGTLLLGRITDAQGNLRATIVNYACHPTTLAWENTAISPDYIGAMRETIQQATGAPAVFLLGACGDQAPRYQYVGDTAVADGHGRELGYAALSTLAGMEPAGTQLAFEGAVTSGAPLAKWRHQPRKASEKLAAVESSVDLPLKDWPSAAELEAQRIACTDRTLQERLLRRRDVRLRLGDGKTYALPLYIWRMGDAVLVGSCCESYSMLQRELRKRFPNNAIICMNLINGTIGYLPPADLYDKDVYAVWQTPFDRGCLEATLETLTQEIDDILR encoded by the coding sequence ATGATTGATTCACCTAAGACAGCTCCCACCTTCCACCACGCTGCGTTTCATGGACGCATCGGGATAGCGCTAAACGACATCACGCCACCGATCGGGATCTATTCCCGTAACTGGGGGGCGGCGGCGCACGATGTGGCCGATTCGATCCACCGCTCGTTGACGCTGACCGCCACGACGATCGCGTCGCTGTCGGGCGATTCGCCATTGGTGCTGATCGATGCCGACCTCGGTTGGTGGCGAACGCCGGAACTCTTCCCTCGTTTTCAACAGCGGTTGTTGGAAGAGTTTTCGCTCGACAGTGCGCAACTGATCTTCGCGTTGACGCACACGCACGCCGGTCCGCCGCTGCTGGAATCGACCGATCCGCTTCCCGGAATGGAACTGACCAAACCGTGGATCGATTCCATTTTGGAAACCGCTGTCGCCACGGTCCGTCAAGCCTTCGCTGATGCCAGCGAAGCGACGCTTGAATGGCAGACCGGGCACTGCGGACTTGCAACGACCCGCGATCTCCCCGATCCCGAATCGGACGGCGATCACTTTTTGTGCGGCTTCGATCCCGAGGGACAACCCGATGGAACGCTGCTGTTGGGGCGCATCACCGACGCGCAGGGCAACTTGCGAGCAACGATCGTCAACTACGCCTGCCACCCGACCACGCTGGCTTGGGAAAACACGGCGATCTCGCCCGATTACATCGGCGCGATGCGCGAAACAATCCAGCAAGCGACAGGTGCTCCCGCGGTCTTTTTATTGGGAGCCTGCGGCGATCAAGCACCCCGTTATCAATATGTCGGCGACACCGCGGTCGCCGATGGGCACGGACGCGAATTGGGATATGCCGCGTTGTCGACTCTCGCCGGAATGGAGCCCGCCGGAACACAACTGGCCTTTGAAGGGGCCGTCACGTCGGGAGCCCCGTTAGCGAAATGGCGACACCAGCCGCGGAAGGCCTCTGAAAAACTCGCGGCCGTCGAATCATCGGTCGATCTGCCGTTGAAGGACTGGCCATCAGCGGCGGAACTGGAAGCACAACGAATCGCTTGCACCGACCGCACGTTGCAGGAACGGCTGCTTCGTCGCCGCGACGTCCGACTCCGCCTGGGCGATGGCAAGACGTACGCGCTGCCGTTGTACATTTGGCGGATGGGTGACGCCGTATTGGTCGGCAGCTGTTGCGAATCCTATTCGATGTTGCAGCGCGAACTGCGAAAGCGATTCCCCAATAACGCGATCATCTGCATGAATCTGATCAACGGCACGATCGGTTATCTGCCGCCAGCCGATCTGTACGACAAAGATGTCTATGCCGTTTGGCAAACCCCATTCGACCGTGGTTGCTTGGAAGCAACTCTAGAAACTCTAACCCAGGAAATCGATGACATCCTCCGCTAG
- a CDS encoding MFS transporter has product MLQQPTKIRYRTMSWLAIAAGLAYLCRNAIGVAESSVREDLGLTLQQSGWFLGAFFWSYALFQVPCGWFAQRRGTRFALTLFAIGWSIAAFALGIAPGFGLLIAAQLVMGISQAGIFPASCNSIGHWFPMSRRTLACGILCAGMQVGAITASGLTGVLLQSIDWRWVFILFSLPGIAWATGFAISFRDRPEELEKVNAEELKLIHAHKTQRSDGTPAAVGERQGALVPPRISAIVFLCGQQICRASGYMFFASWFPTFLQATRGVSIETSGFLQSLVLCGTLTGSLSGGIITDWIWRRTGSQRLSRSGMGSIALTMCGLLVLSAWMVSDVSLAIALLSLGSFFAALAGPPTFASTIDLGGNKVPQLMGLVNMSGNLAAAACPVLVGMLFEWTANWNLVLLLFAGIYLLGGVCWALVAPHGRSPSPPPESAPDAIAQPADATA; this is encoded by the coding sequence ATGCTGCAGCAGCCTACTAAAATCCGCTATCGCACGATGTCCTGGCTGGCCATCGCGGCGGGGCTGGCCTATCTGTGTCGCAATGCGATCGGCGTGGCGGAGAGTTCCGTTCGCGAGGATCTGGGCCTCACGCTGCAGCAATCGGGATGGTTTCTGGGGGCGTTTTTCTGGAGCTACGCCTTATTCCAAGTTCCCTGCGGTTGGTTCGCGCAGCGACGAGGAACCCGTTTCGCGTTGACTCTGTTTGCCATCGGATGGTCGATCGCGGCGTTTGCCCTCGGCATCGCCCCGGGGTTTGGCCTGTTGATTGCCGCCCAATTGGTCATGGGGATTTCCCAAGCGGGCATCTTTCCAGCGTCTTGCAATTCGATCGGCCATTGGTTTCCGATGTCGCGACGAACCTTGGCTTGTGGAATTTTGTGCGCCGGGATGCAAGTCGGCGCGATCACCGCCAGCGGGCTGACCGGCGTGCTGCTGCAATCGATCGACTGGCGATGGGTCTTCATCCTCTTCTCGCTCCCCGGCATCGCCTGGGCGACCGGATTTGCGATTTCGTTTCGTGATCGCCCCGAAGAATTGGAGAAGGTGAACGCCGAAGAACTGAAACTGATCCACGCACACAAGACGCAGCGATCCGACGGCACCCCTGCTGCCGTTGGTGAACGCCAGGGCGCCCTGGTCCCGCCGCGGATCTCCGCGATCGTTTTTTTGTGCGGTCAACAGATCTGCCGTGCTTCGGGATATATGTTCTTTGCCAGTTGGTTTCCGACGTTCTTGCAGGCCACTCGCGGCGTCTCGATCGAAACGTCGGGCTTCCTGCAAAGTCTGGTCCTCTGCGGCACGCTGACCGGCAGTTTGTCGGGAGGAATCATCACCGATTGGATCTGGCGTCGGACCGGATCGCAGCGACTGAGCCGCAGCGGAATGGGATCGATAGCGCTCACCATGTGCGGTCTGTTGGTGCTCAGTGCGTGGATGGTCAGCGACGTTTCGTTGGCGATCGCGTTGCTCTCCCTAGGCTCATTCTTCGCAGCTTTGGCGGGGCCGCCGACGTTTGCATCGACGATCGATCTTGGGGGAAATAAGGTTCCGCAGCTGATGGGACTCGTCAACATGAGCGGCAACCTCGCCGCAGCCGCCTGTCCCGTCCTGGTCGGAATGCTGTTCGAATGGACCGCGAACTGGAATCTCGTGCTGCTGTTGTTCGCCGGCAT